A genomic stretch from Thunnus maccoyii chromosome 19, fThuMac1.1, whole genome shotgun sequence includes:
- the LOC121885338 gene encoding uncharacterized protein LOC121885338 isoform X1, which translates to MFAARTKAIVKCLGAERDLIYNENANQKIDVLTLVKVRVKKRILWPTVEYMISNQKLLNLLQEPDIPLDYKDEVLIEDFENLNDSSIGGHAAAGVDAPKVGMKVSAAVDTVDGASSFTLKKKTVDTEKLRESCADKKIKEEMVNMLKLKEMEKLTFVHQTVYNPAPVTFYGKTGKDGLVSAVFEKFGCSLWRKKKKETSFKIPEDVTFAYSLMEITTEDNTLGIPPQFITMERYNKGWWKVSTDGDDETLQQVTEDIFDKAALLQPLEELHESRRRDLLKTLSELLHDRDALSLLVETLDQNSKGVFECQQSPAVSSFMDLLDVSEVSNSQKDAAHLLVSAMDALPDDAAALLATCSLETLRVLQQLVNSLKEKAQVKLPESLPASLQEEGELRWAAELLCLTDQTLTELRDQWDRPDFSPEVLLELLCLIVQGLSMMQLETHS; encoded by the exons ATGTTTGCAGCTAGAACCAAAGCAATTGTGAAGTGTCTGGGCGCGGAGAGAGATCTCATCTACAACGAAAATGCCAACCAGAAGATTGACGTGCTGACTCTGGTCAAAGTCAGAGTCAAAAAGAGAATCCTCTGGCCAACCGTCGAGTACATGATCAGCAATCAAAAACTGCTCAACCTGCTGCAGGAGCCGGACATCCCCTTAG ACTACAAAGATGAAGTTCTGATAGAGGATTTTGAGAACTTGAATGACAGCAGTATTGGAGGCCATGCAGCAGCAGGAGTTGATGCACCTAAAGTTGGCATGAAAGTGTCTGCAGCTGTGGACACTGTGGATGGAGCGTCCTCCTTCACTCTGAAGAAAAAGACAGTGGACACCGAAAAACTGAGGGAGAGCTGCGCTGACAA GAAGATAAAGGAGGAGATGGTGAACATGCTGAAACTAAAGGAGATGGAGAAGCTGACTTTTGTTCACCAGACAGTCTACAACCCTGCTCCTGTCACGTTTTATGGCAAAACTGGAAAGGACGGCCTTGTGTCGGCAGTGTTTGAAAAATTCGGATGTTCACTGTGg aggaagaagaagaaggagacaAGCTTCAAAATTCCTGAAGATGTCACCTTCGCTTACAGCCTGATGGAGATCACCACTGAGGACAATACTCTGG GAATTCCACCTCAGTTCATCACAATGGAACGTTACAACAAAG GATGGTGGAAGGTCAGCACAGACGGAGACGACGAGACGCTGCAACAAGTGACGGAAG ACATATTTGATAAAGCAGCTCTTCTGCAGCCGCTGGAAGAACTTCATGAGTCGAGACGTCGTGATCTGCTGAAAACACTCAGTGAGCTTCTGCACGACAGAGACGCTCTCTCTCTACTGGTGGAAACA TTGGATCAGAACAGTAAAGGAGTGTTTGAGTGTCAACAGTCTCCAGCTGTCTCTTCATTCATGGAT CTTCTTGATGTTTCTGAAGTCTCCAATTCTCAGAAGGATGCTGCTCACCTGCTAGTCAGCGCCATGGACG ctctaccagatgatgctgcagctcttcTGGCTACCTGCAGTCTTGAAACACTGAGAGTCCTCCAGCAGCTG GTGAACAGTCTGAAGGAGAAAGCTCAGGTCAAACTCCCAGAGTCTCTGCCTGCCTCCCTGCAGGAGGAAGGAGAGCTCCGCTGGGCGGCCGAGCTCCTCTGTTTGACCGATCAGACTCTGACAGAGCTGAGAGATCAGTGGGACAGACCAGATTTCTCACCAGAAGTGCTGCTGGAGCTTCTGTGTCTCATCGTGCAGGGACTCAGCATGATGCAGCTTGAAACACACTCATAA
- the LOC121885338 gene encoding uncharacterized protein LOC121885338 isoform X2, with the protein MFAARTKAIVKCLGAERDLIYNENANQKIDVLTLVKVRVKKRILWPTVEYMISNQKLLNLLQEPDIPLDYKDEVLIEDFENLNDSSIGGHAAAGVDAPKVGMKVSAAVDTVDGASSFTLKKKTVDTEKLRESCADKKIKEEMVNMLKLKEMEKLTFVHQTVYNPAPVTFYGKTGKDGLVSAVFEKFGCSLWRKKKKETSFKIPEDVTFAYSLMEITTEDNTLGIPPQFITMERYNKGWWKVSTDGDDETLQQVTEDIFDKAALLQPLEELHESRRRDLLKTLSELLHDRDALSLLVETLDQNSKGVFECQQSPAVSSFMDVLDVSEVSNSQKNAAHLLVSAMEALPDNAAALLATCSLETLRVLQQLVNSLKEKAQVKLPESLPASLQEEGELRWAAELLCLTDQTLTELRDQWDRPEFPPKLLLELVCLVVQGLSLMKPKIHS; encoded by the exons ATGTTTGCAGCTAGAACCAAAGCAATTGTGAAGTGTCTGGGCGCGGAGAGAGATCTCATCTACAACGAAAATGCCAACCAGAAGATTGACGTGCTGACTCTGGTCAAAGTCAGAGTCAAAAAGAGAATCCTCTGGCCAACCGTCGAGTACATGATCAGCAATCAAAAACTGCTCAACCTGCTGCAGGAGCCGGACATCCCCTTAG ACTACAAAGATGAAGTTCTGATAGAGGATTTTGAGAACTTGAATGACAGCAGTATTGGAGGCCATGCAGCAGCAGGAGTTGATGCACCTAAAGTTGGCATGAAAGTGTCTGCAGCTGTGGACACTGTGGATGGAGCGTCCTCCTTCACTCTGAAGAAAAAGACAGTGGACACCGAAAAACTGAGGGAGAGCTGCGCTGACAA GAAGATAAAGGAGGAGATGGTGAACATGCTGAAACTAAAGGAGATGGAGAAGCTGACTTTTGTTCACCAGACAGTCTACAACCCTGCTCCTGTCACGTTTTATGGCAAAACTGGAAAGGACGGCCTTGTGTCGGCAGTGTTTGAAAAATTCGGATGTTCACTGTGg aggaagaagaagaaggagacaAGCTTCAAAATTCCTGAAGATGTCACCTTCGCTTACAGCCTGATGGAGATCACCACTGAGGACAATACTCTGG GAATTCCACCTCAGTTCATCACAATGGAACGTTACAACAAAG GATGGTGGAAGGTCAGCACAGACGGAGACGACGAGACGCTGCAACAAGTGACGGAAG ACATATTTGATAAAGCAGCTCTTCTGCAGCCGCTGGAAGAACTTCATGAGTCGAGACGTCGTGATCTGCTGAAAACACTCAGTGAGCTTCTGCACGACAGAGACGCTCTCTCTCTACTGGTGGAAACA TTGGATCAGAACAGTAAAGGAGTGTTTGAGTGTCAACAGTCTCCAGCTGTCTCTTCATTCATGGATGTTCTTGATGTTTCTGAAGTCTCCAATTCTCAGAAGAATGCTGCTCACCTGCTAGTCAGCGCCATGGAAG ctctacCAGACAATGCTGCTGCTCTTCTGGCTACCTGCAGTCTTGAAACACTGAGAGTCCTCCAGCAGCTG GTGAACAGTCTGAAGGAGAAAGCTCAGGTCAAACTCCCAGAGTCTCTGCCTGCCTCCCTGCAGGAGGAAGGAGAGCTCCGCTGGGCGGCTGAGCTCCTCTGTTTGACCGATCAGACGCTGACAGAGCTGAGAGATCAGTGGGACAGACCAGAGTTCCCACCAAAATTGCTGCTGGAGCTTGTGTGTCTCGTTGTGCAGGGACTCAGCTTGATGAAGCCCAAAATACACTCATAA
- the LOC121885342 gene encoding LOW QUALITY PROTEIN: proteinase-activated receptor 2-like (The sequence of the model RefSeq protein was modified relative to this genomic sequence to represent the inferred CDS: deleted 1 base in 1 codon), producing MAIWVFLFRTKKKHPSSIYMANLALADLLFAIWVPLKISYHFNGNNWIYGEGLCKVLVAFFYSNMYCSITFITCISVQHYWAVVHPLSEQQTNNCVAVAVSITVWVVVWLITIPLYLHDQQVRITNFNQKILTCHDVTRQSQVKIAAGYFLTMGTLGFVVPTIVCIISYILMLKALRNSMADADITKKRRKAVFLIITVLVMFLVCFTPSNIMLLVHYILLLSGADNHLYGFYITTLCLASLNSCIDPFVYYFISKDFRDHVKNTFLCRSERTVKRMKVSYRAPKNSQEQHTTPKSGNTQSTEC from the exons GTATTCCTCTTCAGGACCAAGAAAAAGCACCCGTCGTCAATCTACATGGCAAACCTGGCTCTGGCTGACTTGCTCTTTGCCATCTGGGTCCCCCTGAAGATATCATACCACTTCAACGGCAACAACTGGATCTATGGAGAAGGGCTGTGCAAAGTGCTGGTGGCGTTTTTCTACAGCAACATGTACTGCTCCATCACCTTTATCACCTGCATAAGTGTCCAGCATTACTGGGCGGTGGTCCACCCATTGTCTGAGCAGCAGACAAACAACTGTGTAGCTGTTGCCGTCTCCATCACAGTCTGGGTGGTGGTCTGGCTTATCACCATCCCTCTCTACCTGCATGACCAACAGGTCAGAATAACAAACTTCAAT CAAAAAATCCTTACCTGCCATGATGTCACCAGGCAAAGTCAGGTGAAAATAGCAGCTGGCTACTTCCTGACAATGGGAACTCTGGGATTTGTTGTTCCCACTATTGTGTGTATCATATCCTACATCCTCATGCTCAAAGCTCTCAGGAACAGCATGGCAGATGCTGACATCACCAAGAAGCGACGGAAGGCTGTGTTCTTGATCATCACAGTGTTGGTTATGTTTTTAGTGTGCTTCACCCCCAGTAACATCATGCTGCTGGTACACTATATCCTCCTGTTGAGCGGGGCCGACAACCACCTGTACGGATTTTACATCACCACCCTGTGCCTGGCTAGTCTCAACAGCTGCATCGACCCTTTTGTTTACTACTTTATCTCCAAGGACTTCAGGGATCATGTGAAGAACACGTTCCTCTGCAGGAGCGAGAGGACAGTGAAGAGGATGAAGGTGTCCTACAGGGCTCCGAAAAACTCACAAGAGCAACACACCACGCCTAAGTcaggaaacacacagagcaCTGAATGCTAG